AAGCTGGCATCTGAAGTTGCCAATGACATCTTACTATTTGTTGGATGGGTAACTTCCAGGAAGCTGAGAAAAGCTAAATGTGGATCACAATCTGGACTGTTGTCGAGTTCCTCGGTACTTAAAAAGCCAGAGGAATCACGGGCCTGAACAAGTGaagattatttaaaagaaattctcAAGATATATACAGAactgttaaaaaataaaaattagtacAGTGTGAATCTTCAACTGCAGTAAATTTCTTcccaataagaaaaaaagaaacaaaaaggcaAAAAGTTACAGAGTCGAGAATTATTTCAAATGCCAAATAGGAAAAAGAGAACGacacaacaaataaatatgatttgttACAAAACagttctttttattataataaaaaaattgaaaaaaaaacctttatatttattagttgTAATACAAACAAATTCAATGGAAATAGACTACACGGATAAATACGGGGCGAAGCCAACTATAGGAGAATAATCTGATTGGTACTAATGGTTATGGGCAAAGGAATACAACAAAAGTAGGAGGATTGCCTGTTAGTTGTAAGGGAATTTTGTGGGTGGGTTgatttctttttgctttttacAGAATGATAgttctttttaagaaaaaaaaaactaagaaaaattTCGACCATAATTAACTATTATAAAAGTAACCAACATTGctttagaaaatgaaaggtaACCAACATGgtaaaattaagataataatTACATGAAATTAAAGTTAGCTAGTCAGTGATTTGATGTATAATTGACTAATAATCGATTAGCTAAAAATCGAAATGTATTATTTCCTAGTTTCgttgagataaaaaaaaaaaatcatatcggCTACTAtcataaaattcttaaataaatacatctGCCTAATTGTATTCTTCTGCATATAGCAATGGTCTCAGCCCCATgtccaaaagaagaaaaaattgagcTCCATCAAGTCATTACCACTaatagagagaaagaagacCAAAATATAGTGGAAAATcaatgaaccaaaaaaatcaaacttacCAAAGAATcttgagaggggaacgaagcctTCTCAAAGAGACTTGGCAAAATTTCTGAACGGCGATAACAATTATTTATCAGTAACATGCAACTGGAAGTCTAAAACTACCGGTTActgaacaaacaaaatgtatttaataaaaatacctaaaGAACTATGGCGCTCCACCTCGTCGAATCTAGGAACTTTCGCAAGTTTTTCTTGAACGTGAACTCCATTTGATAGAGTTGCAGCCTGGAAAGAGACGCAAAAGGTAAATGCATTATCAAAAGCGGTTGCTAAATCAAAATGCATACATAGATTACAGACTTACAAGGCTTAAACGAAAACGAATCTCCAGATTCTCATTTCgaatcaaacaaaagaaatgagTGAAATACGATCGGAGAAACCAAATTAACGAGCCGTAAACTATAGTGCTAATTGGAACTTGCGACTAAAATCCACGGGAAATACCAATTACCTGACAGTGATTAACAGCCATTGCTGCGAAGGTAGAGATTGAGTCCCCCGCTGTGGCCTCGGCCAATtaaaaagccattgaaaactCAAATGAACCAGAGAGAGAAGGGCTATAGATATATAGACGTTACATCGGAATCGGGAGTCGGAgcgcctttttttttttttttttttttttttttttttttttNtaataaatttttcttttcattctgaTTGGCGGATTTGGCAAGACAGCCACTGCTGGCGACGGCGACAACCACGACGGCCCATGCTTTTATCTATttgaccaaaatgccctttCAGCATTATTTTAACCAAACGGTGCCGTTTTGCTTataacatttcttttaaacTGTGTgctaattattaaataataattaatgtttttttttttacaaagaAAGCTACAAAATGGTTGGGTTGTCTGATTATTATGGTATTAAAAACGAATAAATCAATACTAAATTGTTTTTAGATTTCCaggttgtttttatttttttttttcaaatttattattattgggtttgaaaaatatgagaatgtttcttgtttaaatttgtcttcgaattgtaattaaaaaagaaaaaaaaaactctattttttgcattttttttttattctcacgaaaattaaaaaaaaaatgtatacaGAATTCGgattttcttggttttctATTTCAAAGATTTCCAAAAGTCAAATAAAttgtcttttgttttttattttttaatttaaaaaaaaatagataaaagtTATTACTTCATGCTTTTGACTTATTAAATGCacaataaatgaaagagtCAAATACTGTAATaccaaaaattacaaattatttgaaatgatataaaattttattaataaaaaaagttgagataaaaaattatgttattaattgaaattaaattaaattttcttaataaagaATTGAGTCaattaagaaattatattttgtttttttcttgaaaagaaTACAAATAAATGGGCTATTAAAAccaataatttagtttttgacttattaaaaaaacaaaatttaaataaaaccataattaatgagaaaaatgagaagactaaaattataatagaaaaattggaaaagaaagggCGTGGGTACACAGGGAGAGATCGGGAGACAAGTTTTCACGTGAGATGGAAATAGGGAATAAAGTAGAAGGGGGCATTTTTGGGATTTCACCTCTCttttttaaacaaacaaatcaacGCTCACGGGTTGCCAAACTGTTTCAGGCGTCTCCTAACCTAACCTAGCCAACCTCTCTCCAAACCTAACCTTTCTCCGAACCTAACCTCACGGGCACCGGATTTTATTTCTCCAAACCTAACCTTTCTCCGAACCTAACCTCACGGGCACccgattttattattattattcttttttagacCGACAATTTTATTTCCAGCCACGAGGAAGGGTTTGGTGAGGTTTACcccaaattataatttgatttattcaGATCATTTActcaaattattcaattttttattatttttatttttaacaaaagtGGTTaacttatattataaatttaatttttttaaaaaatcttaattaatctGATAAATTTATcgagtttaaattttaaattgaagttTTTACTTatgattttgtatatttttagctttaaattaaatagataatatgAATACAACTTGGTTAGTTCCGCGTGTTTCTCAATATAAAAAGGGGACGAGACTACCTACAAGATCTATCGCCTAGTTTTCacaacttcattttcttcatatgcatgtatcattatttttttctacaGATCTTTAACAAAAGCTAGCATACATCTTTTCATAAGCGTTCACATCAATCTCATAGCTAACctctataatttatataaaatcatAGCAAAGAGttcatctttttcattaaACATTTCATAGGCAAGTACATACATTGGTGGTTGCCCGGAATCTCTGAGTTTTGATAATCAAGAAAGTAAGGCGGCAGACAATTGTACGGAAAAAAGGCAGTGCACACAGCTGCTGCTGCAGACAATTGCCATTTGCATTcagttttcttcatttatgtaACTAATAAAGCAAAAGTGTCGCCATTGACAGTTGCTGCAGCAGCTTTGGTGCCAACAATGCTTCAAAATAGGGCACAAACTCAGAAGTAACTATTTTAAGTCAGCCATTTCGACAttgtttaattgttttatGAAAGGAGGTCGGTCAACATTGGTCGGGAGAGAGCCACTAAACAAAGGCAGGCTGATGGGGGAGGCTGCAGCTAaacaattttgattaaatCGTCAAGAATCACAACCATAATGCTTTTTGTAAATTACTTGACTCTCTTGGAGTAATATAAACCTTAACTACAGATTCAGTTCATTATGAACtaacatatcatttttctcttACAGCAAAGATGGTGAGTTTTCTTCGTCTTCCTATCAATTCTTCACCACAAGCTATAATTAAAGTCTCTCGTACCAACAGCTTAGCATAGTTAATCAGTTGGTTCTACAGACACTCAAAACCATGGCTTTCGATGTCAGCTCGTGCCAAAATCTACATTAACGGACGAATGTACTCGTTATCATTAAACACAACTGAAACCTAAGACACTACAtcagtaaattttaaaaatcattaagCACAAAATTGAACATTCAAGAACTATTAGGAATTCAAGGACACAAAAACAGAACTTCAAGACTAAACTTGTAAGTTTGTTGTTTCCTATTTTGATAAAGAGCTCAATTAATTGTAAATTCAAACCCACgattgtaaaaaaataaaccattAACGGGCTGCAATTTCATGGACACTGTTCGAGGAAACTGAGATATACTTGGGTAAAATTACATCTACAACTATTCACACTCGTGGATTTGCAATGAGAAATTTCATACATTGTTGTATCAGAATCATACTACGAAGCAGAATCAGAATAGTCTTTCCTCTAAAGCAGCAGTCATAAGACATCATACATTGCTCTCTTTTCACTTATTtgaaggggaaaagaaaagctgCCGCCAAACACTATGTATGCCAAACTGGCAACCGACCATGTATACATTTTTCAGTccataacaacaataatatttCACATCTCTTCCCAATGGTTATATAAAAGGCATAAGgggggaaaaagaaagggaaaaaaaagtaataataacattaataaACATGCAAAGCCAAAAAAGCGAGTCATAAATTACCCGACAGCCGATGAAATGGGAATTCCCTATATATCAGCTCTTGTTGCCGGCGCCAATACTCTCGTAGAATAGGATGTACCCATGATCAGTATTGCTAGAATATTCTTGTGCAGATCCAAAGAATGTCTGCACAACAGACTCGTCAATCATTTCCACATTTTCATCATCAAAAAATAACCAGTGGTTATGGCTTTTAACAAGGCTAACGTAGTGTCCGTGGTTGGGTCCACTTCCAACATGGACCACGACAGCAAACAAAGAGTACTCAGAATCCGCATCCTCCATTGTGTTGCTAAGCTTCAGCTCGAGAGGGAAAACAACTCTGTATAACAGCTTTTTATACCGCCCAAGCTGCTCAATGTATTTAAACCGCTTCAGGTGAATAACAAGGATATGAGGTGGTTTCTTaatcttcatcctcttctgTGCTTCTTGCAAACTGCACACGAAAATGAGCCCATCTTTCAGCATTCcctttttggtttttattacttaattttaatttgttgtgGGTTGGAAACAATTGTGGAACTGGTTTTCCAATTCTATCCAGAACCGTGGGGGGTTAAAGATACTGACTACACTATTATTCACAATCAATATCTACATATGGATCCACGCACACAAACCACTGGTATGGGACATGACGAATCATTAAGTTCCATTCCAGTCCCAACTATTAACATGAGATTATGCTTGCTACTTGAAAGATGGTGgagacaaaacaaaataagaataagGCTGATTTctcaagaaataaaaacaataataaaaaaaaattcagcaACCCAACTAAGGCCAGTTTGAAATGACTTTCCAAGTgcttaaaagaaggtttttaagtattaaaaagtgtttttaagcACTTGACTTCAATTTCGTAGCTTGGCTAAGATCAAATAGGCAGCACACTTGGCTACTTCCAAAATTGCCTCCATAAAGTACATGATATAAATTACAATTCCTAATGCAACTAAAAAAGCATCTGGCGGCAAAACAGAATCATGTATAGCAACCTACCTGCAGCACTTGTCGCAGAAAAACTTGTCCTCGGCATTCAATGTCTCAGTGGAACTGAAATTTTTTAAGCAGCTAGTTATTGAACTGTTCTGTTCAATATCAAGGCTCAAGTCAAGAAAAGTTTCATCCCTCGCTGTAACCGTCTCACACCGCAAGCACCTTGTCTCGTTGGTTAGTAAGCCCTGAAAAACAGAATTGCAAGTAACTCTGGCTGCAATTAGAAGTTTTTCATGCATATAACAACGTTACTTCTAAGGCTTGCATACTAATTTGGCATGGTGTGCAAAATAGAGTTCTATTGGAGATGGCCAGGTCTCTGTATTCAAGATCAAGTCTTTAATAGAGTTTGAGGCTTGCGTCAAGAGTATTGATCTTGTCCACATTCCAATAGGCTGTTCCATATTTTGGTCGTAAAGTCTTTCATATGACTTATATTTTCTAAAGTGCATCTATTATTAGAAATATCCAGATGGTCGAGTGAACCTGTAAGTAGAGGCTTCTAATTCTCTTGAAGGTCAAAACAAAGTTAGtaatctttttatattttctaaggGAGGAGTAGGGCTCGAGAGAGAGTGGCAGGGTCGTACTAGATGGCCTGTcagttcattaaaaaaaaaaccacgaAAACATGAGTGAGTAATACTTATGAATATATCCAAATAAAGAGCTGCTTTTAACATACTTTTGATGTACTAACTAGCAAGTGAAAGCATGCAAACACAGACACAGGAAGGCTGAAATAACATTCATCTAATTAGTATTTCTCACCAACAATATGCATATTCCATGTCCTATAGCCGagcagaaaagaaaatacaaagttGGATAGGGAGCATGTCATCAAAATGGCTAGCTAAATCACCTGAAAATTTTTATGTACCCAAGTCACCAACGGCTCTTTTTGAGAACCATTTGCCTGGCCAGTCTTAGGACCATTTGCAATTTTTTCAGACGGAGACGAACTTTCTGCATCACTTTTAGTAGCATGTGCCTCTTTCTCCAGTATGTCAACAAGTTCGTTGagcaaaaagttcaaaaattcATGAGCATCCTACATAAGCAGTTGCCAGCTAAGATAAAATAGCAGGGAAGATTTGAACACATTTATTCAAGTACAAAATTGATGTGACcaatatgaatgaaatttgtaTTTTCATAGTGTTAGCaaggaaaggaaaatgaagtgaaagaaaaatataaaaaatgaatccaTGTTATGGTAAGAATCAAAGAAGGGgcattcaaaatcaaaattcagaaCATACTTGGTGCATATAGCTACGGAAAATCTCATTCTGCTTTTTCAATCTCTGAACAAAACGCTTTGGAGCAATTACAccagtttttttcttttgtgaacTTATCTGCAATCAGAAGTGAATAAAAGATTATTATATTCCAACCTAACAACAGAAAAAGCTTTCTTTGAGGTCACGACGTGAAAGATGGAtctcaaaaactaaataggATAAAGATGCCATATATTTCTTTCACTTATTAttgttttccatatttattttatttatttttaccaaGATGaatttaaggttaaaattgATAGTCATGGgggaatgaaatgaaattgcTTTTGGAGTTGGGTTAAACTTTTTTCTGcaattttaaccttaaatttaTCTTGGTAAAAATTTATTGGTCTTTTTCATGATATAGTGTAGGGGATGACAGAAGCCACATACatatttcaaagaataaagATGCCATAgcagaagaaaagaaggcaaAGTGTCCCTACATTATATCATGAAAAAGACCActtaaactttattattttgaaaaaggaaCAAACGAACTTTCTTTAAGAACTTTCTCGAAGATTTCATATATGCCGACACGATGGACTTAACTTCGTCAATTTAAATACTCATATAATCTTAGCAATAAAGCTTGTACAAAGAGAACCATTAACCTCCTACTCTTGGAGAAGTAAGCAACGTCAACAATTGGCCAGTCTCTATCCCCTCCACAAATTCATGCACATTACATTGAGTAGCGCTGAGGCCAGATCCCCCAAGCCACTTTGTTTTCCTTACTTATTCGTTTAAGGCTATTAACCTCCTACTCTTTGCTTCTATAAGCAAATATAGTTAAAGAAATACCATACTAGcgatttttttagtaaaaaaggGTTATGGTTTTGAAATTGTATTTCCATACAAATTCTTCATTATCCCTTGTAGTATGTTCATAATGTCCTGGAACGAGCAGAAAAGTGCTTCAAGAAGAAGTTAATTGGCAATAAAGAAAACACATGTTATAAAATTCTTCAGATGTAATCGTTAGTATGCTCTACAAATCAACATCTTCTATGCTAGGTTTAGATTTTTAAAGTCTCTATTAAATAATATCTGCAAACATGAACAATAAAGCTACAGCAAAGCAGAAACAGCACAAATCCTGTCAGGCAAGAACAAGCAAGCAATGAACCCAAGTAAAACACGCActgctttcttttcctcccCCAAATTACCTGGGTGAACAAATCTGCCAAGCATGTTAGAAGATTTTCTTCCGCATCTCCACTACTTTTGTTATTTGAGTAATAATCTAACAACTGCTCCCGGAAAGGAACACAAAAATACAGTGCCTgcatataaaagaaaaatggtgcGTGGgatatcattaaaaatttcggaattattagataaatcaaagaaaatatcaagCTGGATATTTAGCAGATGCTTTCATAACTGGTTCTAAACAAAATATCTCTAGGACcttgaaaaaatttacatcGACATGGATCTATCATCAACCTGAGCAAAGATGATACAGATAATAAAAGAACCTAAAGTATTATTTGACATTTCAGTAAAATAATGGAAAACTCATAGCAGTCGTGAACTTAAATACCATCTTCAGTTAAGACTCCTAGAATCCCATTATTAGATATAAACTTCTGAATAAATAAACGtgttcttttaaaattgtatacAAATAAAATGGGACCATTTTCCCTCTTTCCACTTTGAACATGCTGACATTTGAATAATTGAATTCATACAACTCACAAGTTAACAGCATGATATTAAATCACATCACGCATAAACCAAAAAgagagtaaaataaaataaaattattgcaTCCATATATTTTCAACTAAAAGTAGTGTTGCTCATCCAGGAAGGTGATTTGTTTAATACATGAATAATCATTTACAAGATAAGCCAAGAGGGAAATACCCCCGTAAATTTAAGGGATAAAATTGCTTActaaaaaggaacaaaaaagcAAGAGTTAATACAACTCTGAAAGGGCCAACAACAGATACCCATTCAATACATCTAAAGGAGAGCAAAAAAATTGTGTTGGAAAAAGTAAAAGGCAACCATGTTTATAAGAcaataaaaacatgaaatgaaGAATCAACGTCTCACATTAGACTAATTGAGTCTATCCAATTGTAAACACATTGTACAACACAAGCATGCTGCAGGcaaatgttttctttctttatttatttttcac
This genomic window from Cucurbita pepo subsp. pepo cultivar mu-cu-16 chromosome LG01, ASM280686v2, whole genome shotgun sequence contains:
- the LOC111793780 gene encoding ubiquitin carboxyl-terminal hydrolase 3 → MGATGSKLEKALGDQFPEGERYFGLENFGNTCYCNSVLQALYFCVPFREQLLDYYSNNKSSGDAEENLLTCLADLFTQISSQKKKTGVIAPKRFVQRLKKQNEIFRSYMHQDAHEFLNFLLNELVDILEKEAHATKSDAESSSPSEKIANGPKTGQANGSQKEPLVTWVHKNFQGLLTNETRCLRCETVTARDETFLDLSLDIEQNSSITSCLKNFSSTETLNAEDKFFCDKCCSLQEAQKRMKIKKPPHILVIHLKRFKYIEQLGRYKKLLYRVVFPLELKLSNTMEDADSEYSLFAVVVHVGSGPNHGHYVSLVKSHNHWLFFDDENVEMIDESVVQTFFGSAQEYSSNTDHGYILFYESIGAGNKS